In Aedes albopictus strain Foshan chromosome 3, AalbF5, whole genome shotgun sequence, the following are encoded in one genomic region:
- the LOC134290909 gene encoding uncharacterized protein LOC134290909 has product MAKSNPVATPLNPNDKLTVDMQPTDDEEAERMKRVPYKEAVGCLMYLAQCTRPDICHAVNVLCRFNEKPRRKTLERRQTSAEIPERHLEVSTNVQEGRRLDDYRGGAISWCCKRQQTVALSTCEAEYMALSAAVQEVLWWKRLRATFDADEAV; this is encoded by the exons ATGGCCAAGAGCAACCCGGTTGCAACACCGTTAAACCCGAACGACAAGCTTACAGTTGATATGCAACCAACCGACGATGAAGAGGCCGAACGAATGAAGCGTGTTCCGTACAAGGAGGCCGTAGGATGTCTGATGTACCTGGCGCAGTGCACACGTCCGGACATATGCCACGCTGTCAACGTTTTGTGCCGGTTCAATGAAAAACCCCGGAGAAAAACATTGGAACGCCGTCAAACATCTGCTGAGATACCTGAGAGGCACCTCGAAGTTTCGACTAACGTACAAGAAGGACGCCGACTCGACGATTACAGG GGTGGTGCGATTTCCTGGTGCTGCAAACGTCAACAGACTGTAGCGCTTTCGACTTGTGAAGCCGAGTACATGGCGCTCTCGGCAGCCGTTCAAGAAGTGCTTTGGTGGAAGCGCCTGCGTGCAACGTTTGATGCCGATGAAGCGGTCTAG